The Serinus canaria isolate serCan28SL12 chromosome 23, serCan2020, whole genome shotgun sequence genome has a window encoding:
- the LOC103822597 gene encoding protein argonaute-1: MEAGPSGAAAGAYLPPLQQVFQAPRRPGIGTVGKPIKLLANYFEVDIPKIDVYHYEVDIKPDKCPRRVNREVVEYMVQHFKPQIFGDRKPVYDGKKNIYTVTALPIGNERVDFEVTIPGEGKDRIFKVSIKWMAIVSWRMLHEALVSGQIPVPLESVQALDVAMRHLASMRYTPVGRSFFSPPEGYYHPLGGGREVWFGFHQSVRPAMWKMMLNIDVSATAFYKAQPVIEFMCEVLDIRNIDEQPKPLTDSQRVRFTKEIKGLKVEVTHCGQMKRKYRVCNVTRRPASHQTFPLQLESGQTVECTVAQYFKQKYNLQLKYPHLPCLQVGQEQKHTYLPLEVCNIVAGQRCIKKLTDNQTSTMIKATARSAPDRQEEISRLMKNASYNLDPYIQEFGIKVKDDMTEVTGRVLPAPILQYGGRNRAIATPNQGVWDMRGKQFYNGIEIKVWAIACFAPQKQCREEVLKNFTDQLRKISKDAGMPIQGQPCFCKYAQGADSVEPMFRHLKNTYSGLQLIIVILPGKTPVYAEVKRVGDTLLGMATQCVQVKNVVKTSPQTLSNLCLKINVKLGGINNILVPHQRSAVFQQPVIFLGADVTHPPAGDGKKPSITAVVGSMDAHPSRYCATVRVQRPRQEIIEDLSYMVRELLIQFYKSTRFKPTRIIFYRDGVPEGQLPQILHYELLAIRDACIKLEKDYQPGITYIVVQKRHHTRLFCADKNERIGKSGNIPAGTTVDTNITHPFEFDFYLCSHAGIQGTSRPSHYYVLWDDNRFTADELQILTYQLCHTYVRCTRSVSIPAPAYYARLVAFRARYHLVDKEHDSGEGSHISGQSNGRDPQALAKAVQVHQDTLRTMYFA, from the exons ATGGAAGCGGGACCCTCGGGAGCAG CTGCAGGCGCATACCTGCCCCCCTTGCAGCAGGTGTTTCAAGCACCACGTCGGCCTGGGATAGGAACTGTTGGAAAGCCCATCAAGCTCCTGGCCAACTACTTTGAAGTGGACATTCCCAAGATCGATGTGTATCATTATGAAGTGGATATCAAACCCGATAAATGTCCACGCAGAGTCAACAG GGAAGTCGTGGAGTACATGGTGCAGCACTTCAAACCGCAGATCTTTGGTGACCGAAAACCAGTCTACGACGGGAAGAAGAACATCTACACTGTCACAGCCTTACCCATTGGGAACGAGCGG GTTGACTTTGAGGTGACAATCCCAGGGGAAGGCAAGGACAGGATATTTAAAGTCTCTATAAAATGGATGGCCATCGTGAGCTGGCGCATGCTGCACGAGGCCCTGGTCAGCGGGCAGATCCCTGTCCCACTGGAGTCCGTCCAGGCGCTGGATGTTGCCATGAGGCACCTGGCTTCCATGAG GTACACTCCCGTCGGCCgctccttcttctccccccCTGAAGGCTACTACCACCCcctgggagggggcagggaggTCTGGTTCGGCTTCCACCAGTCAGTCCGGCCTGCCATGTGGAAGATGATGCTCAACATCGATG TGTCGGCCACTGCCTTCTACAAAGCCCAGCCTGTCATCGAGTTCATGTGTGAGGTGCTGGACATCCGGAACATCGATGAGCAGCCCAAGCCCCTGACAGACTCACAGAGAGTGCGTTTCACCAAGGAGATCAAAG GTCTGAAGGTGGAGGTGACCCACTGTGGACAGATGAAGAGGAAATACCGTGTGTGTAACGTTACCCGACGGCCAGCCAGCCACCAGAC gttcccactgcagctggagagTGGTCAAACAGTGGAGTGCACAGTGGCTCAGTACTTCAAGCAGAAATACAACCTGCAGCTGAAATATCCTCACCTGCCCTGTCTCCAGGTTGGCCAGGAACAGAAACACACATACCTTCCCTTGGAG gtGTGTAACATCGTGGCAGGCCAGCGGTGTATCAAGAAGCTCACGGACAATCAAACCTCAACCATGATAAAAGCAACAGCGAGGTCTGCCCcagacaggcaggaggagaTCAGTCGCCTG atGAAGAATGCCAGCTACAACCTGGATCCATACATTCAGGAGTTTGGGATCAAGGTGAAGGATGATATGACGGAGGTGACAGGGCGGgtcctgccagctcccatcCTACAGTATGGAGGCCGG AACCGGGCCATTGCAACTCCCAATCAGGGCGTGTGGGACATGCGAGGGAAGCAGTTCTACAACGGCATTGAGATCAAAGTCTGGGCCATTGCCTGCTTTGCCCCGCAGAAGCAGTGTCGAGAGGAGGTGCTGAA GAACTTCACAGACCAGCTGCGCAAGATCTCCAAGGACGCCGGGATGCCGatccagggccagccctgcttcTGCAAGTACGCCCAGGGTGCAGACAGTGTGGAGCCCATGTTCCGACACCTCAAGAACACCTATTCAGGGCTTCAGCTCATCATTGTCATCCTGCCAGGGAAGACGCCGGTGTACG ccGAAGTGAAGCGTGTTGGGGACACTCTCCTGGGAATGGCAACACAGTGCGTCCAGGTCAAGAATGTGGTGAAAACCTCCCCACAGACCCTTTCCAACCTCTGCCTCAAGATCAACGTCAAGCTTGGCGGGATTAACAACATCCTTGTGCCTCACCAGCG CTCTGCCGTGTTTCAGCAGCCAGTGATCTTCCTCGGAGCTGATGTCACTCACCCgccagcaggagatgggaagaAACCCTCCATAACGGCT GTTGTGGGCAGCATGGACGCCCACCCGAGCCGGTACTGTGCCACGGTGCGCGTGCAGCGTCCTCGCCAAGAGATCATCGAGGACTTGTCCTACATGGTGAGGGAGCTCCTCATCCAGTTCTACAAATCCACACGCTTCAAACCCACCAGGATCATCTTCTACCGTGATGGTGTTcctgaggggcagctcccacag ATCCTTCACTATGAGCTCCTGGCAATCCGAGACGCCTGCATCAAACTGGAAAAGGATTACCAGCCTGGCATCACCTACATCGTCGTCCAGAAGAGGCATCACACCCGTCTCTTCTGTGCAGACAAGAATGAGAGG ATTGGAAAGAGTGGGAACATCCCAGCAGGAACAACAGTGGATACCAATATCACCCACCCCTTTGAGTTTGACTTCTACCTGTGCAGTCATGCAGGCATTCAG GGCACAAGCCGGCCGTCCCACTACTACGTGCTCTGGGATGACAACCGGTTCACGGCGGACGAGCTGCAGATCCTCACGTACCAGCTGTGCCACACCTACGTGCGCTGCACCCGCTCCgtctccatcccagccccagcctaTTATGCCCGGCTGGTGGCGTTCCGGGCACGGTACCACCTCGTGGATAAGGAGCACGACAG TGGCGAGGGCAGCCATATATCTGGACAGAGCAACGGCAGAGACCCCCAGGCCTTGGCGAAGGCTGTGCAGGTTCATCAGGACACTTTACGTACCATGTACTTTGCTTGA
- the LOC103822598 gene encoding protein argonaute-4, giving the protein MEALGPGPPASLFQPPRRPGLGTVGKPIRLLANHFQVQIPKIDVYHYDVDIKPEKRPRRVNREVVDTMVRHFKMQIFGDRQPGYDGKRNMYTAHPLPIGRDRVDMEVTLPGEGKDQTFKVSIQWVSVVSLQMLLEALAGHLNEVPEDSVQALDVITRHLPSMRYTPVGRSFFSPPEGYYHPLGGGREVWFGFHQSVRPAMWNMMLNIDVSATAFYRAQPIIEFMCEVLDIQNISEQSKPLTDSQRVKFTKEIRGLKVEVTHCGQMKRKYRVCNVTRRPASHQTFPLQLENGQAMECTVAQYFKQKYSLQLKYPHLPCLQVGQEQKHTYLPLEVCNIVAGQRCIKKLTDNQTSTMIKATARSAPDRQEEISRLVKSNSMVGGPDPYLKEFGIVVHNEMTELTGRVLPAPMLQYGGRNKTVATPNQGVWDMRGKQFYAGIEIKVWAVACFAPQKQCREDLLKSFTDQLRKISKDAGMPIQGQPCFCKYAQGADSVEPMFKHLKLTYVGLQLIVVILPGKTPVYAEVKRVGDTLLGMATQCVQVKNVVKTSPQTLSNLCLKINAKLGGINNVLVPHQRPSVFQQPVIFLGADVTHPPAGDGKKPSIAAVVGSMDGHPSRYCATVRVQTSRQETSQELLYSQEVIQDLTNMVRELLIQFYKSTRFKPTRIIYYRGGVSEGQMKQVAWPELIAIRKACISLEEDYRPGITYIVVQKRHHTRLFCADKTERVGKSGNVPAGTTVDSTITHPSEFDFYLCSHAGIQGTSRPSHYQVLWDDNCFTADELQLLTYQLCHTYVRCTRSVSIPAPAYYARLVAFRARYHLVDKDHDSAEGSHVSGQSNGRDPQALAKAVQIHHDTQHTMYFA; this is encoded by the exons GGCCCCCAGCCAGCCTTTTCCAGCCACCCCGTCGCCCAGGCCTGGGCACTGTTGGGAAACCCATCCGGCTTCTGGCCAACCACTTCCAGGTTCAGATCCCCAAGATTGATGTTTATCACTATGATGTAGATATCAAACCAGAGAAACGCCCCCGAAGAGTCAACAG GGAGGTGGTGGACACGATGGTGAGGCACTTCAAGATGCAGATATTTGGGGATCGGCAGCCTGGCTACGATGGGAAGCGGAACATGTACACAGCACACCCCTTACCCATTGGCAGGGACAGA GTGGATATGGAGGTTACACTtccaggagaggggaaggacCAGACATTTAAGGTTTCCATTCAGTGGGTGTCAGTCGTCAGCCTTCAGATGTTGCTGGAAGCTCTGGCAGGGCACTTGAATGAAGTTCCTGAAGATTCTGTACAGGCACTGGATGTAATCACACGGCACCTTCCCTCCATGAG gtACACCCCTGTGGGTcgctcctttttctctcctcctgaaGGTTATTACCACCCcctgggagggggcagggaggTCTGGTTTGGCTTCCACCAGTCTGTCCGTCCTGCCATGTGGAACATGATGCTCAACATTGATG TGTCAGCAACTGCTTTCTATCGTGCCCAGCCTATCATTGAGTTCATGTGCGAGGTCTTGGACATCCAGAACATCAGTGAACAAAGCAAACCTCTGACAGACTCCCAGCGTGTCAAGTTTACCAAAGAAATCAGAG GTCTAAAAGTAGAGGTGACCCACTGTGGCcagatgaagagaaaatacCGAGTTTGCAATGTTACCCGGCGACCAGCCAGCCACCAGAC ATTCCCCCTGCAACTGGAGAATGGGCAGGCCATGGAGTGCACAGTAGCTCAGTATTTTAAGCAGAAGTACAGTCTGCAGCTGAAATACCCTCACCTGCCCTGTCTCCAAGTGGGACAGGAGCAGAAACACACATACCTGCCACTGGAG gtgTGTAACATCGTGGCAGGCCAGAGGTGCATCAAGAAGCTCACAGACAATCAGACCTCGACCATGATAAAAGCAACAGCCAGGTCTGCCCcagacaggcaggaggagaTCAGCAGACTG GTGAAGAGTAACAGCATGGTTGGTGGGCCTGATCCATATCTAAAGGAGTTTGGAATTGTCGTCCATAACGAAATGACAGAGCTGACAGGCAGAGTTCTGCCAGCCCCAATGCTGCAGTATGGAGGCAGG AACAAGACTGTGGCCACACCAAACCAAGGTGTGTGGGACATGAGAGGGAAACAGTTCTATGCTGGCATTGAGATTAAAGTTTGGGCTGTTGCCTGTTTTGCTCCTCAAAAACAATGCAGGGAAGACTTGCTGAA GAGTTTCACAGACCAGCTGCGCAAGATATCCAAGGATGCCGGGATGCCGatccagggccagccctgcttcTGCAAGTACGCCCAGGGTGCAGACAGCGTGGAGCCCATGTTCAAACACTTAAAGCTGACTTATGTTGGCCTGCAGCTCATCGTGGTGATTCTGCCAGGGAAGACGCCTGTGTACG CTGAAGTCAAGCGGGTTGGAGATACTCTTCTAGGCATGGCCACACAGTGTGTTCAGGTAAAGAACGTGGTCAAAACCTCTCCACAAACACTGTCCAACCTGTGTCTGAAGATCAATGCCAAGCTTGGAGGAATCAACAATGTGCTGGTACCTCATCAAAG GCCCTCGGTGTTCCAGCAGCCAGTGATCTTTCTGGGAGCAGATGTCACTCACCCTCCCGCCGGGGACGGGAAGAAGCCGTCCATCGCGGCCGTGGTGGGCAGCATGGACGGGCACCCCAGCCGCTACTGCGCCACGGTGCGCGTGCAGACCTCGCGCCAGGAGacctcccaggagctgctctacAGCCAGGAGGTGATCCAGGACCTGACCAACATGGTGAGGGAGCTGCTGATCCAGTTCTACAAATCCACTCGTTTCAAGCCCACCAGGATCATTTACTACAGAGGGGGAGTGTCGGAAGGACAGATGAAACAG GTAGCTTGGCCAGAGCTGATTGCCATCCGGAAGGCCTGCATCAGTTTGGAAGAAGATTATAGACCTGGAATAACCTACATTGTTGTGCAGAAAAGGCATCACACCAGGCTGTTCTGTGCTGACAAAACTGAAAGG GTGGGTAAAAGTGGCAACGTACCAGCAGGCACTACTGTGGACAGCACCATCACACATCCCTCTGAATTTGACTTTTACCTCTGTAGCCATGCAGGAATTCAG GGAACCAGCCGGCCCTCCCACTACCAGGTGTTGTGGGATGACAACTGCTTCACAGCAGAcgagctgcagctgctgacgTACCAGCTGTGCCACACGTACGTGCGCTGCACCCGCTCCGTCTCCATCCCCGCGCCCGCCTACTACGCCAGGCTGGTGGCCTTTCGGGCCAGGTACCATCTTGTGGACAAGGATCACGACAG CGCTGAGGGCAGCCACGTGTCGGGGCAGAGCAACGGCCGCGATCCGCAGGCGCTGGCCAAGGCCGTGCAGATCCACCACGACACCCAGCACACCATGTATTTTGCTTGA